From a region of the Corallococcus coralloides DSM 2259 genome:
- a CDS encoding AAA family ATPase, with product MKILAIRGSNLTSFAGDFALELDQAPLDRLGLFAISGATGAGKSTLLDALCLALFDRTPRLGGPSKVLVGRADEDEEARLSAYDVRGMLRRGAGKGHAEVDFLGKDGRRYRARWNVWRARERAEGRFRPQELSLTDVASGQLFGRTKGEVLHAIQERLGLSFDQFRRSALLAQGEFAAFLRADANERAELLERMTGTEVYSRLSIAAHEKNAKEQEELKRLSLGLAAIALMSDADRESVRAQLGEEEAARVREETRSREAEAARSWYAQRAEFVGQEQQAESAVARAESEREAAAPREALLESVRAAEGFRAVVSAVEAAEQGCVRAEAEQLERASQAEAALAAAAAQRQVRMQAEAARAAALEAEASVRPALEEAATLDTRRAEAEREAREAAELAKQAKAAEASARDALGLVQAAEAKAQVLVDAAEAWRTSHASWESLATEWPRWQRELERFAGALKEEQAAGADVDRLGTDADRLGNEAQARREEHQGAVESEAQAQALATHAEAALGEDGGAARRALREALLARQEVLGALTLAGEGARAEGSAEGDAAAEVKTHREVSQRAAAEAKDAAAARATQEAMLHEARRAQSRAEATQGLASHRAALHEGEPCPLCGALEHPYAREASALEGLVAEAAARVLELESARDAAAKQESAASVRQATADTAATQAEARRDTAARKRTAHRDAWRAARERWTRAALPGEDTATLADAKASSRGSKEHAAQDASAAASPPEDAEATTAQAWIRAAQEDVRARLATLRDEEASAEARASAAREARALLETRRTRREGAAEALRKAEDAWSRAAQSHRDALLRRDTAREARERALTEVSPPFASEEVTWKDKLAADSARFQSRCLERVTKWREKLAELETSRKRLEEQQGLRAREEVRLQSRHEDAETAAHRASLKDAAFQDASRARARLLQGRPTQEVRAEVQARIDAAQSTYERAREDSEALQQAEKVATARAEDAVRLRTEAALALERAQAVLSERLAGHGSTLEQLKALLSRGAAWCDAEARALNALRESVALARAVLVERRERRVRHEASGLPSLAEGDVAELCERLRTDVEVRRRAEALLRAKLDTDDAARARHGAEARALEQRRADAEVWKTLGDLIGSHDGKKFKVFAQSLTLDALLLHANAHLRELARRYRLERVPGHDLDLQVVDGDMGDEVRSVASLSGGESFLVSLALALGLASLSSETTQVETLFIDEGFGTLDPETLEVALATLDALQATGRQVGIISHVSGLAERIGVQVRVVKQGGGRSRLVVEGDAGIVVPSDQQVA from the coding sequence GTGAAGATTCTCGCGATTCGCGGCAGCAACCTCACGAGCTTCGCGGGGGACTTCGCGCTGGAGCTGGACCAGGCGCCGCTGGACCGGCTGGGGCTGTTCGCCATCTCCGGCGCGACGGGGGCGGGGAAGAGCACGCTGCTGGATGCGCTGTGCCTGGCGCTGTTCGACCGCACGCCCCGGCTGGGCGGGCCCAGCAAGGTGCTGGTGGGCCGGGCGGACGAGGACGAGGAGGCGCGGCTGTCCGCGTACGACGTGCGCGGCATGCTGCGGCGCGGGGCGGGCAAGGGCCACGCGGAGGTGGACTTCCTGGGCAAGGACGGGCGGCGGTACCGGGCCCGGTGGAACGTGTGGCGTGCCCGCGAGCGCGCGGAGGGGCGATTCCGGCCGCAGGAGCTGAGCCTGACGGACGTGGCCTCGGGGCAGCTGTTCGGCCGCACCAAGGGCGAGGTGCTCCACGCGATTCAAGAGCGGCTGGGGCTGTCGTTCGATCAGTTCCGGCGCTCGGCGCTGCTGGCGCAGGGGGAGTTCGCGGCGTTCCTGCGCGCGGACGCGAACGAGCGCGCGGAGCTGCTGGAGCGGATGACGGGCACGGAGGTGTACAGCCGGCTGTCCATCGCCGCGCACGAGAAGAACGCGAAGGAGCAGGAGGAGCTGAAGCGGCTGTCGCTGGGGCTCGCGGCCATCGCGCTGATGTCGGACGCGGATCGCGAGAGCGTGCGCGCCCAACTGGGCGAGGAGGAGGCTGCTCGGGTCCGTGAGGAGACGCGGTCGCGAGAGGCGGAGGCGGCCCGGTCCTGGTACGCGCAGCGCGCGGAGTTCGTGGGGCAGGAGCAGCAGGCCGAAAGCGCGGTAGCCCGGGCGGAGTCGGAGCGGGAGGCGGCGGCGCCTCGTGAGGCGCTGCTGGAGTCGGTGCGCGCGGCGGAGGGCTTCCGCGCGGTGGTGTCCGCGGTGGAGGCCGCGGAGCAGGGCTGCGTGAGGGCGGAGGCCGAGCAGTTGGAGCGGGCCTCGCAGGCGGAAGCGGCGCTCGCGGCGGCGGCGGCGCAGCGGCAGGTGCGGATGCAGGCGGAGGCCGCGCGGGCGGCGGCGCTGGAGGCGGAGGCGTCGGTGCGTCCGGCGCTGGAGGAGGCCGCGACCCTGGACACGCGCCGCGCGGAGGCGGAGCGCGAGGCCCGTGAGGCCGCGGAGCTGGCGAAGCAGGCGAAGGCCGCGGAAGCGTCGGCTCGCGATGCGCTGGGGCTGGTGCAGGCGGCGGAAGCGAAGGCCCAGGTGCTGGTGGACGCGGCCGAGGCATGGCGCACGTCGCACGCGAGCTGGGAGTCCCTGGCCACGGAGTGGCCCCGCTGGCAGCGCGAGCTGGAGCGCTTCGCGGGGGCGCTGAAGGAGGAACAGGCGGCGGGCGCGGACGTGGATCGGTTGGGGACGGACGCGGACCGCCTGGGCAACGAGGCCCAGGCGCGCCGAGAGGAGCACCAGGGCGCGGTCGAGTCGGAAGCGCAGGCGCAGGCCCTGGCGACGCACGCGGAAGCCGCGCTGGGCGAGGATGGCGGCGCGGCACGGCGAGCGCTCCGGGAAGCGCTGCTGGCGCGACAGGAGGTCCTGGGGGCGCTGACGCTCGCGGGTGAGGGCGCTCGGGCGGAGGGCTCGGCGGAAGGTGACGCGGCGGCGGAGGTGAAGACGCACCGCGAGGTTTCCCAGCGCGCGGCGGCGGAGGCGAAGGACGCGGCGGCGGCGCGGGCGACGCAGGAGGCGATGCTCCACGAGGCGCGCCGTGCGCAGTCGCGAGCGGAGGCGACGCAGGGGCTGGCCTCGCACCGGGCCGCGCTGCATGAAGGTGAGCCGTGCCCGCTGTGCGGCGCGCTCGAGCATCCGTATGCCCGGGAGGCCTCCGCGCTGGAAGGGCTGGTCGCGGAGGCCGCGGCCCGGGTGCTGGAGCTGGAGTCGGCGCGCGATGCCGCGGCGAAGCAGGAGAGCGCGGCGAGCGTGCGGCAGGCGACCGCGGACACCGCCGCGACCCAGGCCGAAGCCCGGCGTGACACGGCGGCCCGCAAGCGCACGGCGCACCGTGATGCCTGGCGCGCGGCGCGCGAGCGGTGGACCCGCGCGGCGCTTCCGGGGGAGGACACGGCAACACTGGCGGACGCGAAGGCATCGTCACGCGGATCGAAGGAGCACGCCGCGCAGGATGCCAGCGCCGCTGCATCGCCTCCCGAGGACGCGGAGGCCACCACCGCCCAGGCGTGGATCCGCGCCGCGCAGGAAGACGTGCGCGCGCGGCTCGCGACCCTTCGTGACGAAGAGGCCTCCGCGGAGGCCCGCGCCAGCGCCGCTCGCGAGGCCCGGGCCCTGCTGGAGACCCGGCGCACCCGGCGCGAAGGCGCGGCCGAGGCCCTTCGCAAGGCCGAGGACGCCTGGTCCCGCGCGGCCCAGTCCCACCGGGATGCGCTCCTTCGCCGGGACACCGCCCGCGAGGCCCGCGAGCGCGCCCTCACGGAAGTGTCCCCTCCGTTCGCCAGCGAGGAGGTCACCTGGAAGGACAAGCTCGCCGCGGACTCCGCTCGCTTCCAGAGCCGGTGCCTGGAGCGCGTGACGAAGTGGCGCGAGAAGCTCGCGGAGCTGGAGACCTCTCGCAAGCGCCTGGAGGAGCAACAGGGCCTGCGTGCCCGTGAAGAGGTCCGCCTGCAGTCCCGGCACGAGGACGCGGAGACCGCCGCCCACCGCGCGAGCCTCAAGGACGCGGCCTTCCAGGATGCGTCCAGGGCCCGCGCCCGGCTGCTCCAGGGCCGCCCCACGCAGGAGGTGCGCGCGGAGGTCCAGGCGCGCATCGACGCCGCCCAGTCCACCTACGAGCGCGCCCGCGAGGACTCCGAAGCCCTCCAGCAGGCGGAGAAGGTGGCCACCGCCCGCGCCGAGGACGCCGTGCGCCTGCGCACCGAGGCCGCCCTCGCGCTCGAGCGCGCCCAGGCCGTCCTCTCGGAGCGCCTCGCGGGCCATGGCTCCACCCTGGAGCAACTCAAGGCCCTGCTGTCGCGCGGCGCCGCCTGGTGCGACGCGGAGGCCCGCGCGCTCAACGCCCTGCGCGAGTCCGTGGCCCTGGCCCGCGCCGTCCTCGTGGAGCGCCGCGAGCGCCGCGTCCGCCACGAGGCCTCCGGGCTTCCCTCGCTCGCGGAAGGGGACGTCGCGGAGCTCTGCGAGCGCCTGCGCACCGACGTGGAGGTGCGCCGCCGCGCCGAGGCCCTGCTGCGCGCGAAGCTGGACACCGACGACGCCGCCCGCGCCCGCCATGGCGCGGAGGCCCGGGCCCTGGAGCAGCGCCGCGCCGACGCGGAGGTGTGGAAGACGCTGGGCGACCTCATCGGTTCGCACGACGGAAAGAAGTTCAAGGTCTTCGCCCAGAGCCTCACCCTGGACGCGCTGCTCTTGCACGCCAACGCGCACCTGCGCGAGCTGGCCCGCCGCTACCGCCTGGAGCGCGTGCCCGGCCACGACCTGGACCTCCAGGTGGTGGACGGCGACATGGGCGACGAGGTCCGCAGCGTGGCCAGCCTCTCCGGCGGCGAGAGCTTCCTCGTGTCGCTCGCGCTCGCGCTGGGCCTGGCCTCGCTGTCGTCGGAGACGACGCAGGTGGAGACCCTCTTCATCGACGAGGGCTTCGGCACGCTGGACCCGGAGACGCTGGAGGTCGCGCTCGCCACGCTCGACGCGCTCCAGGCCACCGGCCGCCAGGTGGGCATCATCTCCCACGTGAGCGGGCTCGCCGAGCGCATCGGCGTGCAGGTGCGCGTGGTGAAGCAGGGCGGCGGCCGCAGCAGGCTCGTCGTCGAAGGCGACGCGGGGATCGTCGTGCCCTCGGATCAACAGGTGGCGTGA
- a CDS encoding serine/threonine-protein kinase — MTLEEGKTPEWPRDLGRFQLLSRLGRGGNAEVFRARILQGPHAGEEVALKRVRPERLRDAEAREQLLHEAELARCLDHPHIVGFREYGELADGPYLALELVDGTDLGRVLAQCRRRRIELPIDLSVMMVRHVLEALAYAHKATNSKGLPLAVVHCDVSPHNVLLSRGGEVKLADFGVARSRAGLEVDLRRVGKQNYRSPELLAGEVSVAVDLWAAAVLLYELLSLESPYAEGTSEEVEASIRGLRLTPVRMVAPEVSDPLALVLDRALAPHPSQRFSSAEQFARALAALSDDRVATPLAVAAVVRGLMGAEPVTG; from the coding sequence GTGACGTTGGAGGAAGGCAAGACACCCGAGTGGCCGCGCGACCTGGGCCGCTTCCAGCTGCTGTCGCGGCTGGGGCGCGGAGGAAACGCGGAGGTGTTCCGTGCGCGGATCCTCCAGGGGCCGCATGCGGGGGAGGAGGTGGCCCTCAAGCGCGTACGGCCGGAGCGCCTGCGGGACGCGGAGGCGCGCGAGCAGCTCCTGCACGAGGCGGAGCTGGCGCGGTGCCTGGATCATCCGCACATCGTGGGCTTCCGGGAGTACGGCGAGCTGGCGGACGGGCCCTACCTGGCGCTGGAGCTGGTGGACGGCACGGACCTGGGGCGCGTGCTGGCGCAGTGCCGGCGCCGGCGCATCGAATTGCCCATCGACCTCTCCGTGATGATGGTGCGCCACGTGCTGGAGGCGCTGGCGTACGCACACAAGGCCACCAACTCCAAGGGCCTGCCGCTGGCGGTGGTGCACTGCGATGTGTCTCCGCACAACGTGCTCCTGTCGCGCGGCGGAGAGGTGAAGCTGGCGGACTTCGGCGTGGCCCGCTCGCGCGCGGGCCTGGAGGTGGACCTGCGGCGGGTGGGCAAGCAGAACTACCGCTCGCCCGAGCTGCTGGCCGGAGAGGTCTCCGTGGCGGTGGACCTGTGGGCGGCGGCGGTGCTGCTGTACGAGCTGCTGTCCCTGGAGTCGCCCTATGCGGAAGGGACGTCCGAGGAGGTGGAGGCCTCCATCCGGGGCCTGCGGTTGACGCCCGTGCGCATGGTGGCGCCGGAGGTGTCGGATCCGCTGGCGCTGGTGTTGGACCGGGCGCTCGCGCCACACCCGTCGCAGCGCTTCTCCTCCGCGGAGCAGTTCGCGCGGGCGCTGGCGGCGCTGAGCGATGACCGCGTGGCGACGCCGCTGGCCGTGGCCGCGGTGGTGCGCGGCCTGATGGGCGCGGAGCCGGTGACGGGCTGA
- a CDS encoding TIGR02266 family protein: MEGLGALLPSAQSIQLVVAFRDEAGALEVKVEVPGYPRAAVERLGEEVRKSGGTFVELWRLPKAERDALRSRTLAGGTPFAGNERTQAAQELRQHLEALSARGPLPAPSAPKSPPPSEAPPAPQAAPSESGDAPETGAAGESSPPDPLAPSPAPSGDESQRRARRFAVKLEMEFRTELDFVREHALNISNGGLFVRTAHRPPQDSVVTVDVKLPNGQRLQGEALVVHVVDDQYTGGVGLAFLSDDATFSVTLDGYLASLAGEKA; the protein is encoded by the coding sequence GTGGAGGGCCTGGGCGCGCTTCTGCCGTCCGCGCAGTCGATCCAGCTCGTGGTGGCGTTTCGCGACGAGGCCGGCGCGCTGGAGGTGAAGGTGGAGGTGCCCGGCTATCCGCGCGCGGCGGTGGAGCGGCTGGGCGAGGAGGTTCGCAAGAGCGGCGGCACGTTCGTGGAGCTGTGGCGGCTGCCCAAGGCGGAGCGGGACGCGCTGCGCTCGCGCACGCTGGCGGGTGGCACGCCCTTCGCCGGCAACGAGCGCACCCAGGCCGCGCAGGAGTTGCGGCAGCACCTGGAGGCCCTGTCCGCGCGAGGTCCCCTGCCCGCCCCGTCCGCGCCGAAGAGTCCGCCGCCATCCGAGGCACCGCCCGCGCCCCAGGCCGCTCCCAGCGAGAGCGGGGACGCACCAGAGACCGGAGCGGCCGGGGAGTCATCGCCGCCGGATCCGCTCGCGCCATCTCCCGCACCCTCTGGTGATGAATCCCAGCGCCGCGCCCGGCGTTTCGCGGTGAAGCTGGAGATGGAGTTCCGCACGGAGCTGGACTTCGTGCGCGAGCACGCGCTGAACATCAGCAACGGAGGACTCTTCGTGCGCACGGCGCACCGCCCGCCGCAGGACAGCGTCGTCACCGTGGACGTGAAGCTGCCCAACGGCCAGCGGCTGCAGGGCGAGGCGCTGGTGGTGCACGTGGTGGATGATCAGTACACCGGGGGCGTGGGGCTGGCCTTCCTGAGCGACGACGCCACCTTCTCGGTGACGCTGGACGGGTACCTGGCGAGCCTGGCCGGAGAGAAGGCGTGA
- the cglD gene encoding adventurous gliding motility lipoprotein CglD, translated as MRNWIRLFSGTLLAATLMAGCGGSDPDPGPVDPTPTNDAGTDAGSDSDAGFDAGYVEDAGVIVDPDPDPGEVLVNPYDPENATKDSDCDGLTDQEEFSTVYAGGLKTHPGRRDTDGDGIRDGVEVGRTSSVNPACSFYPDQDPTTRTSPVKADTDDDGLPDGLEDANRNGKRDLTETDPNTADSDGDGIADGVEDANKNGSVSPGETDPRLRDTDGDGLPDGLEKQTGTDPLKPDTDGDTCSDGAEDVNKNGKVDPGETDPRKADCAASIPDADFDGIPDSVEVATGTNPNNADTDGDGVADGVEDSNKNGRVDSGETDPRLTDTDCDGLQDGPGRNGFLGEDPNANGQVDPGETDPTNPDTDGDGLLDGVERGVTTAAAPPSAGCTYVGDADPATKTDPNKADTDGDGIPDGAEDSNQNGRVDPGELNPLDPKDGASSTPAGKACSVQNLRTVTFKEDSGADIRLALPNTFKTANLLNLKANGQTVGVMGYDDTKQVTFIAYKRGQVGNSTTPSTDESGIRTGTALLSPADVEFTQTFTTWDGFPAAVSRYGLAGTTELKAFTNSLARQLVPSSTETLGGSSSGVSGPFKIQAQYVHRSNQSVVVVLAITPAARYNEAGGLFTMADTAGGSALAQFGDADAVQCEVFTGNTAVVDFLFVVDDSGSMASSQTSLANAGTAVANKLGNATLDWRVSMVTTSYTVGNSANRNVIRPFTTNIDQFKAWLTQNAVCNNNVCAVKGGTTQNPTYTPLPNTTCTANTNCWVALGGDGSERPLEAARKAINDMAASTGGPETKIRPGAKVVVVILTDVKDQSTDTVANYSAYFLNSGTTAGTTSNPTGQRIQVHGIICPPDGGQCYSGEDNTNPRHLDVIQATGGVSGSIRDNTSITNTINAIVDSVIASVGYRTLKPPIGASLKVAVDAVVDPAVCPSTGDLPRSRTNGFDVDGINRTVSFYGACRPKESGKTQAALSYRYWIDRTAKADGNPPPCSSDTTYYDANDPDFCKGKLACNRTTDKCECPADCGGTAPAGQVCNTDRAVCDFTCAPDCGGTCGTFETCNTGTCSCSCVQSATCAAGYKFDNNACGCVCDTGALNCGTGFGADPGLCACVCQPDCGGCAPGFFCNVSSCACEKPIG; from the coding sequence ATGCGCAATTGGATTCGACTCTTCTCCGGCACGCTGCTTGCCGCCACGCTCATGGCGGGCTGTGGCGGCAGCGACCCGGATCCCGGCCCTGTTGATCCCACCCCGACCAACGACGCCGGCACCGACGCCGGCTCCGACTCCGACGCGGGCTTCGACGCCGGCTATGTCGAGGACGCGGGCGTCATCGTCGACCCGGACCCCGACCCCGGTGAGGTCCTCGTCAACCCGTATGATCCGGAAAACGCCACGAAGGACTCGGACTGCGACGGCCTGACGGACCAGGAGGAGTTCTCCACGGTCTACGCCGGCGGCCTGAAGACGCACCCCGGCCGGCGCGACACGGACGGCGACGGCATCCGCGACGGCGTGGAGGTGGGCCGCACGAGCAGCGTGAACCCCGCGTGCTCGTTCTACCCGGACCAGGACCCCACCACGCGCACCTCGCCGGTGAAGGCGGACACGGACGACGACGGGCTGCCGGACGGCCTGGAGGACGCCAACCGCAACGGCAAGCGCGACCTCACGGAGACGGACCCCAACACGGCGGACTCCGACGGTGACGGCATCGCGGACGGCGTGGAGGACGCGAACAAGAACGGCTCGGTGAGCCCCGGCGAGACGGACCCCCGCCTGCGCGACACCGACGGCGACGGCCTGCCGGACGGCCTGGAGAAGCAGACGGGCACGGATCCGCTCAAGCCCGACACGGACGGCGACACCTGCTCGGACGGCGCCGAGGACGTGAACAAGAACGGCAAGGTGGATCCGGGTGAGACGGATCCGCGCAAGGCGGACTGCGCGGCGTCCATCCCCGACGCGGACTTCGACGGCATCCCGGACTCCGTCGAGGTCGCCACCGGCACCAACCCGAACAACGCCGACACGGACGGCGACGGCGTGGCGGACGGCGTGGAGGACTCGAACAAGAACGGCCGCGTGGACTCCGGTGAGACCGACCCGCGCCTGACGGACACCGACTGCGACGGGCTCCAGGACGGCCCCGGCCGCAACGGCTTCCTCGGTGAGGACCCCAACGCCAACGGCCAGGTGGACCCCGGCGAGACGGACCCCACCAACCCGGACACCGACGGTGACGGCCTGCTCGACGGCGTGGAGCGTGGCGTGACCACGGCCGCGGCCCCCCCGAGTGCTGGCTGCACCTACGTGGGCGACGCGGACCCCGCGACGAAGACGGACCCCAACAAGGCGGACACCGACGGCGACGGCATCCCCGACGGCGCGGAGGACTCCAACCAGAACGGCCGCGTGGACCCCGGCGAGCTCAACCCGCTGGACCCCAAGGACGGCGCGTCCTCCACGCCCGCGGGCAAGGCGTGCAGCGTGCAGAACCTGCGCACGGTGACCTTCAAGGAGGACAGCGGCGCGGACATCCGGCTCGCGCTGCCCAACACCTTCAAGACCGCCAACCTCCTCAACCTGAAGGCCAACGGCCAGACCGTGGGCGTGATGGGCTATGACGACACGAAGCAGGTGACGTTCATCGCCTACAAGCGCGGCCAGGTGGGCAACTCCACCACGCCCTCGACCGACGAGTCGGGCATCCGCACCGGCACGGCGCTCCTGTCGCCGGCGGACGTGGAGTTCACGCAGACGTTCACCACCTGGGACGGCTTCCCCGCGGCGGTCTCCCGCTACGGGCTGGCCGGCACGACGGAGCTGAAGGCGTTCACCAACTCGCTGGCGCGGCAGCTGGTGCCCAGCAGCACGGAGACGCTGGGCGGCTCGTCGTCGGGCGTCAGCGGTCCGTTCAAGATCCAGGCGCAGTACGTGCACCGCTCCAACCAGAGCGTCGTGGTGGTGCTCGCCATCACGCCGGCGGCCCGCTACAACGAGGCGGGCGGCCTGTTCACCATGGCGGACACGGCGGGCGGCTCCGCGCTGGCGCAGTTCGGAGACGCGGACGCGGTGCAGTGCGAGGTCTTCACCGGCAACACGGCCGTGGTGGACTTCCTCTTCGTGGTGGACGACTCCGGCTCCATGGCGTCGTCGCAGACGTCGCTGGCGAACGCGGGCACGGCGGTGGCCAACAAGCTGGGCAACGCGACGCTGGACTGGCGCGTGTCCATGGTGACCACCAGCTACACGGTGGGCAACAGCGCCAACCGCAACGTCATCCGCCCCTTCACCACCAACATCGACCAGTTCAAGGCGTGGCTGACCCAGAACGCGGTGTGCAACAACAACGTGTGCGCGGTGAAGGGTGGCACCACCCAGAACCCCACGTACACGCCGCTGCCCAACACCACCTGTACGGCCAACACCAACTGCTGGGTGGCCCTGGGCGGTGACGGCAGCGAGCGTCCGCTGGAGGCCGCGCGCAAGGCCATCAACGACATGGCCGCGTCCACGGGCGGTCCGGAGACGAAGATCCGTCCGGGCGCCAAGGTGGTGGTGGTCATCCTCACGGACGTGAAGGACCAGTCCACGGACACGGTGGCCAACTACTCCGCGTACTTCCTCAACAGCGGCACCACGGCCGGCACCACGAGCAACCCCACGGGCCAGCGCATCCAGGTGCACGGCATCATCTGCCCGCCGGACGGCGGCCAGTGCTACTCGGGTGAGGACAACACGAACCCGCGCCACCTGGACGTCATCCAGGCCACGGGCGGCGTGTCCGGCAGCATCCGGGACAACACCTCCATCACCAACACCATCAACGCCATCGTGGACAGCGTCATCGCGTCGGTGGGTTACCGCACGCTCAAGCCGCCGATTGGCGCGTCGCTGAAGGTCGCGGTGGATGCGGTGGTGGATCCGGCCGTCTGCCCGAGCACCGGGGACCTGCCGCGCAGCCGCACCAACGGCTTCGACGTGGACGGCATCAACCGCACCGTGTCCTTCTACGGCGCCTGCCGTCCGAAGGAGTCCGGCAAGACGCAGGCGGCGCTGTCGTACCGCTACTGGATCGACCGCACGGCCAAGGCGGACGGCAACCCGCCCCCGTGCTCGTCCGACACGACGTACTACGACGCGAACGACCCGGACTTCTGCAAGGGCAAGCTCGCCTGCAACCGCACCACGGACAAGTGCGAGTGCCCGGCGGACTGCGGTGGCACGGCGCCCGCGGGCCAGGTGTGCAACACCGACCGCGCGGTGTGTGACTTCACCTGCGCGCCGGACTGCGGCGGCACGTGCGGCACCTTCGAGACGTGCAACACGGGCACCTGCTCGTGCAGCTGCGTGCAGTCCGCGACCTGCGCGGCGGGCTACAAGTTCGACAACAACGCCTGCGGCTGCGTCTGCGACACGGGCGCGCTCAACTGCGGCACCGGCTTCGGTGCGGACCCCGGCCTGTGCGCCTGCGTCTGCCAGCCGGACTGCGGCGGCTGCGCGCCGGGCTTCTTCTGCAACGTCAGCTCCTGCGCCTGCGAGAAGCCCATCGGCTAG
- a CDS encoding M14 family zinc carboxypeptidase, with amino-acid sequence MLLPTLTALILTQAPPPLTTVSEQSGWKRTGRYAEAESLCRAFPKAFPGKARCDTLGTTPEGRPMVALVVSQDGTLTADAARKKGRPVVFFQGGIHAGEIDGKDAGYWLLRDALQNRASVPDLLKGVTAVFVPVFNVDGHERFNPNHRPNQVGPEEMGFRVTAQNLNLNRDYVKADAPEMVLLLKYLNAWDPLVYVDLHVTDGAKFEPDVSVGLEPQKSGPPGLRELGTKLVDELFTGLTAQGHQPLRFYPSFLVDDDPTSGFAYGVPPPRFSHAYWSVHHRFGVLVETHSWKNYAERVKATRDVLEGLLKLVARDGAALQAAVKAEDQKAVAGGVREVVLGWKNTSRREAIAFKGYAYERLPSDVSGQPYIRYDDTQPQTWKVPYLPDVEPSVTAKLPEGGYLVSAAHAAWVAPKLAAHGIAFQRLTRAVPAAKVESFHSKDFQFQVRTNEGHQGLTAKGEWKPDTQDLPAGTLYVPVAQKNVQLVAHLFEPAGPDSLLAWGFFNAHFEQKEYIEDYVLEPWARELLAKDAGVKAAFQERLKDPAFAKDPRARLRFFAERHPTWDERLGLYPVYRAASAPPNLAAK; translated from the coding sequence ATGCTCCTGCCCACCCTCACCGCCCTGATCCTCACGCAGGCCCCTCCCCCACTCACCACCGTCTCCGAGCAGAGCGGCTGGAAGCGCACCGGCCGCTACGCGGAAGCAGAGAGCCTCTGCCGCGCCTTCCCCAAGGCGTTCCCCGGCAAGGCCCGCTGCGACACGCTGGGCACCACGCCGGAGGGCCGCCCCATGGTGGCGCTCGTCGTCAGCCAGGACGGCACGCTCACCGCGGACGCCGCGCGCAAGAAGGGGCGGCCCGTCGTCTTCTTCCAGGGCGGCATCCACGCGGGTGAAATCGACGGCAAGGACGCCGGCTACTGGCTCCTGCGTGACGCGCTCCAGAACCGGGCGTCCGTGCCGGACCTGCTCAAGGGCGTCACCGCCGTCTTCGTCCCCGTCTTCAACGTGGACGGCCATGAGCGCTTCAACCCCAACCACCGCCCCAACCAGGTGGGCCCGGAGGAGATGGGCTTCCGCGTCACCGCCCAGAACCTCAACCTCAACCGCGACTACGTGAAGGCGGACGCGCCGGAGATGGTGCTGCTGCTCAAGTACCTCAACGCGTGGGACCCGCTCGTCTACGTGGACCTGCACGTCACCGACGGCGCGAAGTTCGAACCCGACGTGTCCGTGGGCCTGGAGCCCCAGAAGTCCGGCCCGCCCGGCTTGCGCGAGCTGGGCACGAAGCTGGTGGACGAGCTCTTCACCGGCCTCACCGCCCAGGGACACCAGCCGCTGCGCTTCTACCCGTCCTTCCTCGTGGACGACGACCCCACGAGCGGCTTCGCCTACGGCGTCCCCCCGCCGCGCTTCAGCCACGCCTACTGGTCCGTCCACCACCGCTTCGGCGTGCTCGTGGAGACGCACTCCTGGAAGAACTACGCCGAGCGCGTGAAGGCCACCCGCGACGTGCTGGAGGGCCTCTTGAAGCTCGTGGCCCGCGACGGCGCCGCGCTCCAGGCCGCCGTGAAGGCGGAGGACCAGAAGGCCGTGGCCGGCGGGGTGCGCGAGGTGGTGCTCGGCTGGAAGAACACGTCCAGGCGCGAGGCGATCGCGTTCAAGGGCTACGCCTACGAGCGCCTGCCGTCGGACGTCTCCGGCCAGCCGTACATCCGCTACGACGACACGCAGCCCCAGACGTGGAAGGTGCCGTACCTGCCGGACGTGGAGCCCTCCGTCACCGCGAAGCTGCCCGAGGGCGGCTACCTGGTGTCCGCCGCGCACGCCGCGTGGGTCGCGCCGAAGCTGGCCGCGCACGGCATCGCGTTCCAGCGCCTCACCCGCGCGGTGCCCGCGGCGAAGGTGGAGTCGTTCCACTCGAAGGACTTCCAGTTCCAGGTGCGCACCAACGAAGGCCACCAGGGCCTCACCGCGAAGGGCGAGTGGAAGCCGGACACGCAGGACCTTCCCGCGGGGACGCTCTACGTGCCGGTGGCGCAGAAGAACGTGCAGTTGGTGGCGCACCTCTTCGAGCCCGCGGGGCCGGACTCGCTGCTCGCGTGGGGCTTCTTCAACGCCCACTTCGAGCAGAAGGAGTACATCGAGGACTACGTGCTGGAGCCCTGGGCCCGGGAGCTCTTGGCGAAGGACGCGGGCGTGAAGGCCGCGTTCCAGGAGCGCCTGAAGGACCCCGCGTTCGCCAAGGACCCGCGCGCCCGCCTGCGCTTCTTCGCCGAGCGCCACCCGACCTGGGACGAGCGCCTGGGCCTCTACCCCGTCTACCGCGCCGCCAGCGCGCCTCCGAATCTGGCCGCGAAGTAA